The genome window tacactgagtgtacaaaacattatgaacactcgctctttccatgacatagactgaccaggtgaatccaggtgaaagctatgatcccttattgatgccacctgttagatccacttcaatcagtgtagatgaaggggaggagacaggtgcaTTAAGGATTTTTAaggcttgagacaattgagacatggattgtgtatgtgtgccattcagaatgTTGAATGGGCAagaagacaaaagatttaagtgctttTCAACGAAGTAGTGTCAGGTGCATCGgtttgtgttaagaactgcaaccctgctgggtttttcacgctcaacagtttcccatgtgtatcaaaaaTTGTCCATCGCCAAAAGgacagtcaacatgggccagcatccctgtggaacgctttcgacaccttgtagagtccataccctgacgaattgaggctgtttctgagggcaaaaggcggggggatgcaactcaatattaggaaggtgttcttagtgttttgtacactcagtgtatatgttgTTTGTCATAAAATATGGTGTCTCTAGTTCTACCTGAGTAATTAGGACATCAAATGTTACTTTCTTCTTGTTTCTGTCCTAAACTATAGCCTTTTTTCATGTGGGTGTGTAAAGTTTTCTTAGCCGCATTAGGTAAAGGGCAAACTCAGACCACTTCTGAGAGGTGAcattctcctccccccccctaACCTCACCCCATAGGTGTGAGAGGCTCCCTCCCCAATGATGTGTGAGACTGAAACCTGGGCCAGACACGTGACAGTTTCAGTTTACAAGAAACAGAAAAGAAGAGCAGTTTAAAAGAAATGATAGATCCCTTACACACCTCTCATCTCCCAGCAGAGATGCTGCAGGGATAGCATGCCTTCTTAGCTGCTCCTGGGCAATACAATAAAGTTGAATTAAATGTTAAGCTAACACAAGGGTAGGGGCATGTTGATATAGAAACAGTCAGACTCTAGGgtagaatctcaattgcatactcttCTCACGTTGCCTCGTTCTTGAAACCCATTgaatgagaaagccagaggtctcTCTCCtttgaccttctcctccaattgagattctcccttgCTTTAGGATTCTATGCTGGGAAACAGAAGTGCGATGAAAACACTGATAGCCAATCCTATCACAGCATCATTTGTGATTGCTGCCCATGGAGTGGGCCTGTGTTTTATATGTGGTTCTGAATCTGATTGCAGAGGCTGAGTCACACAGAGGCCAGAGGGAAGATCAGGGGTTACAAGGTGATAGTTCACGACGCCCTGGCAGGGAAATCTGAGAGCAACACCTCCATTAATCATATTTCAGGCCTGTCCTGCTCTCGCTGTGATGTCACTGTCTACGCCCTGAACTCCAGAGGTTCCTCACCCCCTGCCCGTGTCACCATTCCCCTCAGAGCAGGTAAGGCATCTCCATTTCCTCCCCGttttccccccttttcctccatctTCCTATTCAAGATTCAGACTCTTCAGAAAAGTGAAAACTATAAATGCAAGAATTTGTTCCACTTCTTGGCTTCTTTAAATTAAAAGacaattaacatttaaaaatCACATAGACATAAATGTAACATCCAATTGACCGTAGTTGACAGGGAAGGGTGACTGCTCCACTGACAGTGTCATACACTCTCCCTTCACAGCCCAGCCCCCTCAGAATGTGATGTGTACAAATCACAGTAACCACAGCATCACCATCTCCTGGCGGAGGCCTGTAACTGCAGTAGCAGCCAGTGGGACAGGGGATGGGGCAGTAAGTGGCTACCTGCTGGAATGGTTCCCTGTTGGCAGACAGGTGGAGAAGCTCAGGTGGAAGAGACTGGGTCCTAATGAAACCCATACTGTCATTAGAGGTACGTGTAGCGGATGGATGGCCAGCTTAGCATTGCATTAGATCTTATTGGATCCCTGAGTGATGACACAGCCAGTTGATCCCTCCTCTTgatctcattccctctctctcgatctccacCCCACCCACTGTCTCTCTTGTGTGTAGATAACATTAAGCCGTTTGAGTGCTATGAGGGAGCAGTTTATGCTCTGTATGAGCAGGCAGTGGGCAGGGCCCAGTTTGAAGACTTCTACACCTTGGAATTAGGTAAGGAAACAGGAGATCACCATTTTTCCGAAGGTTTCACAACAATGGAACAGTGCCCGAGTTCGATTCCTATTTGTGGTGTGACTGTGTCCTGTAGTACCTTCCGCGGGTCCGTCTGTCCATCAGCCGGTGGTGGAGGGGGACAAAGTGACCGTTTCCTGGTCAGAGGTCCCTCAGGAACACAGGTGGGGCTGTGTCATCAACTACACCATCTATGTGAAAAACTCAGAGGGAAAAGACGTTGGAAACTACGGTATGGAGAAGAACTATCAAACACAaagtgcattgtgtgtgtgtgtatactgtgttcATGACCTGTGGTTTTGTTCTAGTCTGCAGAGCATCAGAGAGGTCCTTCACCATCAGGGACCTTCCCCCTGAGTACTACCGTCTATGGATGACCGCATCGACTGCCTCAGGACAGGGCCCCAGAGCCGGACACTCCTTCATCATCAAACCTCAAAGTGAGTATaacgagagaaagagtgaaaataATCTGTTTCTCAGAATAATCTAGCTGAAATACTCTCAGTACTATCTTTCCAGTTATGTGAAGTGTTACAATAAATACAGAATGCTTATGTTTATTATACTGTATAATGTTTACACTGTGTGCCTATTATGTGTACCACTGTAGGTTTGCTTTCAGACAATTGGCTTTATACCATGGTCCTGGTAGGGATCACCTCCTTCCTGGTGTTCTTTGTCCTGCTGTGCCTGTACCAAGTCTCCTCGCTAAGACGACGGTAATACATTAGGAACAGGAACAGCCTCTAGTCCTAATGGGGAGTCACTAGACAGCAATACTCGAAGGAAATGGAAATATTGATTGACCGTGTTATTAACTGTGTGCTCTGTTCCTGACTCACTGTGGTTCATTTCcatgttctctcctcctcagagTCTCAACACTCGTCCACTGCCTCATGCCAGATATCGTCCCTGATCCTGCCAACAGCAAATGGGCAAAGGAGTGTGCCAAAGAGAAGGTACATTCACGCAGACGCCCGAGTGCACACATGCAATcacgcacaaacaaacacagtctGAATACTTCATTTGGATCCACAGTGATACATTCGTCTGACCCCTTCCTGTCTTCCCCCAGGGTGAGTTGACCCTACACCTCTACCTCAGTGAGTCTAGTGTCAGTGAAGAAGAGGAGCCAGACACTGTGGAGGTCCAGGAGCTGCCCGAGGGCAGTTGGAGCTCATGGAAACCAGCACAGCGCACTGACATCTCCGGAACTCCAGAGGGTGCTATTCACCCCTCCTTAGACCTCCTCTTCATGCCCCAACAGATCCCTGCGACAGACCCGTCAACAACAGCCTACTTCCAGAGCTCCTACCTCAAGAGCTTCTCCCAGGAGTCAGGCTCCTCAGGCCAGACACAGGATTCCCAGGGAACAGATATGACTGTAGATTACATATCAACACACGTCctagagggcagagaggagaaggaagaggaaggtCTGGATGTGATGGGATTCTTCTCCTGTCCGCAGAACCCCCTGAGTCCGTTCATGAACCCTTTGGTGTCTTTCGGAGGGAAGCTGACTCTGGACGCGGTCAGGATCGACTGCAGTGAGTTCTTAGACTGATGGGTTAGACTGATAGCCATATAAAGTAACCCAAGGAGCAGGTTGTGTGAAGATCCTGTGTAATCTTTGATTCTCACTAACCAACAATCATTATAAACAGTTATATTGCATTACAGTACAATAGTACACTATCTATCAGAGATGGGAGACTACAGACCTCGGGGTCCATAGTGGTGTAACACTTTTTCACCATAGCAAACACTAATTGCATTCTAAATTGAAGATGATGATGAGTTGATTTTTGGAGTCAGGTGTTAGTTGGGGCAAAAGTGTGACATCAATCCgacccccgaggactggagttgcccatcctaGATCTATGTCTTGGATAACACAAAAGATCAATACAATACAACTCACCTGTCACATTTCCCCCAGTTTACAGGGACTGTAAGCAATGAGCTTTTCTGAAATTATGTAAAGTTATGTATAGTGCAATGAGTGCACCATGAGTTCATATCTGGAAGTGTATTTATTATTTTCACAAAGAGATAGTACTGGAATATGCAGGGTCAGCCTTAGCATAGAGTCCTGGATCCTTGCAGAGAGTACAGGTGCTCTATAGTGTAAATGTAATATTGGGGATTCCTAAAGTTTAATACATTTAATATGGGGGATTATTGTGATGAGAAAAAAGGAGACTGGAGATGCTAGTGAGGTTAGACTTGTATTTGTTATTTGGGGGTCTTTGAATCAGTTACATTTCGTTATCAACAAATCAGCCTGCATCTCAAATTCGACAGTTAATCAGAGCAGCAAGAAGCAAAAAACACAACCAACCTGCGGTGAGCAAACAGGCATGTATTCTGAGAAGAATAACAGATTACAGATGGGTCAATGTATTTAGCTTTCAAACATAATTTACAATATTGTTTAGCAGTGGTTTGTTATACACAAAAAGAtatgtgaaccctttagaattagctggatttctgcataaagtcacagcaatagacaaacacagtctgcttaaactaataacacacaaacaattataatgTGGATGtttttattgaacacaccatgtaaacgttcacagtgcaggttggaaaaatgatgtgaacccttggatttaataacaggttgaccctcctttggcagcaataacctcaaccaaacgttttctgtagttgtggatcagacaTGCACAACAGTGAGAAGGAATTtttgaccattcctctttacaaaactgtttcagttttacaatattcttgggatgtctggagtgaaccgctctcttgaggtcatgccacagcatctcaatcgggttgaggtcaggactgactgggccactcaggttgaggtcaggactgactgggccactcaggttgaggtcaggactgactgggccactcaggttgaggtcagggctgactgggccactcaggttgaggtcagggctgactgggccactcaggttgaggtcaggactgactgggccactcaggttgaggtcagggctgactgggccactcaggttgaggtcaggactgactgggccactcaggttgaggtcagggctgactgggccactcaggttgaggtcagggctgactgggccactcaggttgaggtcaggactgactgggccactcaggttgaggtcaggactgactgggccactccagaaggcatattttttTCTGTTCAAGCCaatctgttgttgatttacttttgTATTTTGGGTAGTTGTCCTGTTGCCGACAGACTCCTTCTACTGCAAAATGtctttgataaacttgggaatacatttttccgtcgatgatagcaagctgtctaGGCACTGAGACGGCATAGCagtcccaaaccatgatgctccctccaccatactttacagttgggatgaggttttgatgttggtgtgctgtgcctttttatctccacacatagtgttgtgtgttcgttccttccaaacaacacaactttagtttaatccgtccacagaatattttgccagtagcgctgtggaatatccaggtgctcttttgaaAACATCAGACGTGCAGAAATATTTTTgggggacagcagtggcttcttccatggtgtcctcccatgaacaccattcttgtttagtgttttacgtattttagattcgtcaacagagatgttagcgtcttccagagatttatgtaagtctttagctgacactctaggattcttcttaacctcattgagcattctgcgctgtgtaCTTGCAGtcttgcaggacggccactcttCGGAAGAGTAGCAATAGTGCTGAAATATCtcaatttatagacaatttgtcttactatGGACtgacttttagagatacttttgcaaccctttccagcttctgacatcttttgttcgaggcatggttcacatcaggcaatgcttcttgtgaaaagcaaactcaaattttgtgagtgtttttatgGGGCAGGGCAGCTCAAATTAttatctccaatctcgtctcattgactCGACTCCAGGTTAGTTGACTCCTGACTACAATTagtttttggagaagtcattagcctaggggttcacatactttttccaacctacactgtgaatgtttaaattatgtattcaatatggACGAGACAAATACCaaaatgtgtgtgttattagtttaagcacactgtgtttgtctattgttgtgacttagatgaagatcagatcaactTTTATGTTacatttatgcagaaatccaggtatttccaaagggttcacctactttttcttgccactataTATAAAATGGATGTATTCGTTAGCAACACACACAAGCATTCACACCATCAAATTCAAATCAATTGTATCTTCAGTTCAAGATCTTTTAAAGACCTCAATATCCAATAATAATCTGCAGTAGCGAGTTTAGCGAGAGAATATAGCCTAATAATGAAATACACCAGAGTTAGGGAAGGTATATGGCTCTTTAGTTGATGTGAAAGTGGTTTAGGTGCATTGAAGTAAAATCACTTAATTTATGAGTACatttatacagagaaaagagtagaATCAGAGATAAGAAGATAATGAGAACCGCCAGAAACGCCAGAACCGCTAGAAATACTATATTATTttttcatatttacaatgtgttACAATCCGAGTGCCGAGTTCACTATGTACATTTACTGATGTTGGTGTGTCAAAatatatatagtggggcaaaaaaagtatttagtcagccaccaattgtgcaagttctcccacttaaaaagatgagagaggcctgtaatttctcatcataggtacacttcaactatgacagacaaaatgagaaaacaaaatccagaaaatcacattgtaggatttttaatgaatttatttgcaaatgatggtggaaaataagtagtgaatgacctgcagagagctgggaccaaagtaaccaagcctaccatcagcaagggcattgaagatgaaacgtgactgggtctttcagcatgacaatgatcccaaacacatcgcccgggcaacgaaggagtggcttcgtaagaagcatttcaagatcctggagtggcctaaccagtctgcagatctcaaccccatagaaaatctttggagggagttgaaagtccgtgttgcccagcgacagctccaaaacatcactgctctagaggggatctgcatggaggaatgggccaaaataccagcaacagtgtgtgaaaaccttgtgaagacttacagaaaatgtttgacctctgtcattgccaacaaagggtatataacaaatactgagataaacttttgttattgaccaaatacttattttccaccataatttgcaaataaattcataaaaaatcctacaatgtgattttctggattttttttttctcattttgtctgtcatagttgaagtgtacctatgatgaaaattacaggcctctctcatctttttaagtgggagaacttgcacaattggtggctgactaaatacttttttcccccactgtttatatatatataaatatgtatatgtgtgtgtgtgtgatacctgTTAGATATTGGGGGCTTCCTGTGATGTACTTTTGTATGTCTGATTGCTGTATACGTGAGTTAGCTAGCATAATAGAGATGTAATGGCCACATTAGCCCCTGCTAATACAGTGTTACAGATTCATGCTATCAACAGCCATCAATATAATCaagccggaggggatggctgctgtTTTATGGGCTActgaccaattgtgctattttgtgggggggttttctattttttttgtaacttattttgcacataatgtttctgctaccgtctcttacgaccgaaaagagcttctggatatcagaacagccaTTACTCAtcttttctttaatgagtctgaaGTGAAGGATTTActgcttatggtagataaattacaagattatgttataatactgTTTATGCATTGAATAGCTTTGATGAATCATCTAATTCATTGAATCATCTATTTCTGTGGGACTGAGTTGGGCCTCTGGGGCTTGAGCTGATAATTTACCTACAACTGGCATTCCATAGATAAGATGTGGTGGGTGTAACCGAGATAGACAGAGCCTGGAGGAGTAGAACAAAACCACTTATTGTTCCTAATCATCCTGTCATTTGGATTTAAACAACACCAGGTGCAGATAACCACCAAATGAACCCAAAGTGGCTTGTGATACCCCCCAATCTGCATGGGAGGGGTGGAACCAGCCATGACTAAGCATTCTTAGTGTGAGCTATATAAGAACCAGGATTCCTCTGTAAAGGTTAAGCTCTCGGCAACACACTCAAGAGTGTGGGGTCGACAGTTTCATTATTGCTATAATTAATCGATATGAAATAAAGATGATTATTTGAATAATTGtccaagtctctctcagtatacaTGAATTTCCACGACATGCTGCTCCCGGACCAGGCCCACATCCCTGTCATTCACATGAAGAGGGGGACGGAGATACAGAGACCGCAGATCCAAGTGCCTTGTGAAAATTTGTTTGCAAGTgcgtaacccgcctctaccatcctTCCTATTGGCCAActtgcaatcactggagaatgaactggatgagctccaatcaagactatcctaccatcgggacattaaaaactgtaatatcttatgtttcactgagtcgtggctgaatgatgacatggatcTGGATTTTCTGTGcatcggcaagacagaacagctacttccggtaagatgaggggtggtggtctgtgtatatttgtcaATAACAACTGGTACGCAATCTCTAATATAGAGAACCTCATGATAATCTGTAGACCACACTGTCTACCAATCAAGTATTTTCGTAGCTGtccatttaccaccacaaaccgatgctggcaatAAGACatcactcaaccaactctataaggccattaGCAAATAAGACAATGCTCATTCAGAAGCGGCTGGGACTTTAATGttgggaaacttaaatccattttacctcatttctaccagcgggaaaaaaactctagaccaccttaatctacacacagagatgcgtacaaagctctcccttgccctccatttggcaaatctgacaataattatattctcctgattcctgctcacaagccaaaactaaagcaggaagtacaagtgactcgctcaatacagaagtggtagGATGATGCGGATGCTAAGCTACGGGACTGTTTTGCGAGCacaaactggaatatgttccgggattcatccaatagcATTGAagagtataccacatcagtcacaaGCTTCATAAATAAGTGCATCTACGACTTCGTCCCCACATTGACCGTATGTAcacatcccaaccagaagccaaggATTACATGCAACATCTGCACAGAGCTGAAGGTTAGAGCGGCAGCTTTCAATGAGCCGGACACTTATAAgcaatcccactatgccctcagatgaaacatcaaacaggcaaagcgtcaatacagggctaagattgaatactactacaccggctctgacactcgtcggatgtggcagggcttgcaaactattatggactacaaagggaaaccagccgcgagctgcccagtgacaggaGCCTACCAAACAAGCAAAATgtattctatgctcgcttcgatgcaagcaacactgaagcatgcatgagagcactagctgttccagatgactgtgtaaACACGCTCATAAGGCCAACATTCATAAGGTCACAGGGccaccataatccctgtgcccaagaacgccaaggtaacctgcctaaacgattaccaccccgtagcactcacgtctgtagccatgatgtgctttgaaaggctgatcatggctcacatcaacaccattataccagaaaccctagaaccactccaatttgcataccaccccaacagatccacagatgacgcaatctcaattgcactccacactgccctttcacacctggactaaaggaacgcttatatgagaatgctgttcattgtctacagctcagtgttcaacaccaaagtgccctcaaagctcatcactaagctaaggaccctgggattaaacacctccctctgcaactggatcctggacttcctggcgggctgccacactgatcctcaacggggggtccctcaggggtgtgtgcttagtcccctcctgtactccctgttcattcacgactgcatggccaagcacgactccaacaccatcattacgtttttccgacgacacaacggtggtaggcctgatcaccgacaacgatgagacagtgtatagggaggaggtcagagacctggcagtgtggtgccaggacaacaacctctccctcaatgtgagcaagatgAAATATTTGAGTGTGGACTGCAGGAAATTGAGggtcgagcacgcccccattcacatcgacggggctgtagtggagcgggttgaaataccaagttccttggtgtccacatcaccaacaaactatcatggtcaaacacaccaagacagttgtttAGAGGACATGACAAtgcctattctccctcaggagactgaaaagatttggcatgggtccccagatcctcaaaaagttctaccgCTGAGGGGCAGCTGGTAAGCAGCAACATGCGAAGATGTGTTTTCTTGGTGCTTGTGTCCAGGGCGAACAATTTACTATTAATTCTTCACCAACACCTCCCCTACCACGCTCATTTTGTAACATTTAATTAGGAATCAAACCCAACTCAGTAATTGAGCAATTTTTCCTGACATTTTTGGCCTTTTCATCATAAAATGTCAGAATTACAGCCACGAGTCACAAACTTACTTCCAAGGATGAGGACCTCGAGGGAACGGTCACATTTTCGGCGTGAGAGAGGGACTCGAGACCATAGGCGGATTGCGGCCTATCCTGTTCATAGCTAAACTGCTACTGGAAATTCTAGGCCTCGAATACGTCCCCACCCTTGACCGTGCTCATAGAAGCTTACAGTCCGCACCAAAGAATAGGGAGCCGCCCTGACCCATCATAGTCAAATTCCACT of Oncorhynchus gorbuscha isolate QuinsamMale2020 ecotype Even-year linkage group LG15, OgorEven_v1.0, whole genome shotgun sequence contains these proteins:
- the il12rb2 gene encoding interleukin-12 receptor subunit beta-2, translating into MQLTTGSEQARGPMAYSPHGWWSILIGITLLCAIWSSRADKPCTASSSIGDLVLLGSSFQVFCTYQASCRASKSMHTDKKKIQKIQPYNSTTIFLNVTNISKNTTYTCLCEGEPEPCGLDIDTGYTPDLPENVTCVQKGPFGEVMCTWRRGRETHLTTTSELWVRAVFGNSTAGSVSYPGSGSRSDPGLVSANFPVAGSVQTEYSVWASSSNKLGSAVSTTLNFTLDHIVQPLPPAVSQVECWSLGCNVRVEGAQGAQLLEVQQRTAQGPGPWILHTHTAGSVWNQSIVSLQPYTKYEFQARVRLSHRRGIWSDWSQPVSNWTQEEAPAKALDVWYTTSNSPNSITLYWKRLSHTEARGKIRGYKVIVHDALAGKSESNTSINHISGLSCSRCDVTVYALNSRGSSPPARVTIPLRAAQPPQNVMCTNHSNHSITISWRRPVTAVAASGTGDGAVSGYLLEWFPVGRQVEKLRWKRLGPNETHTVIRDNIKPFECYEGAVYALYEQAVGRAQFEDFYTLELVPSAGPSVHQPVVEGDKVTVSWSEVPQEHRWGCVINYTIYVKNSEGKDVGNYVCRASERSFTIRDLPPEYYRLWMTASTASGQGPRAGHSFIIKPQSLLSDNWLYTMVLVGITSFLVFFVLLCLYQVSSLRRRVSTLVHCLMPDIVPDPANSKWAKECAKEKGELTLHLYLSESSVSEEEEPDTVEVQELPEGSWSSWKPAQRTDISGTPEGAIHPSLDLLFMPQQIPATDPSTTAYFQSSYLKSFSQESGSSGQTQDSQGTDMTVDYISTHVLEGREEKEEEGLDVMGFFSCPQNPLSPFMNPLVSFGGKLTLDAVRIDCSEFLD